A single region of the Salmo salar chromosome ssa16, Ssal_v3.1, whole genome shotgun sequence genome encodes:
- the fam185a gene encoding protein FAM185A, producing the protein MFCCSANQRISLGLLRWRFLAACSNNLQDSSLLILKSFSTSHCASTKKEVSKALKQWTLVVNPFGKVRVQLQCNISVRPLDPHAFPEANRAFITIHGTSADQAVQLDSFQVHYDDQNKELYILSEVRNSNVSVELTAPIKSDLYITTQGEGNVHVQKMEGDNCRVQTERGNCVLHSVKGHQVQVQSQGGNVTGVGTIHGNVDISTSGHSAVNVKKIQGTTMNVSTEHGSLKVKAIYAESTSISSSSGRIQLGHIHGDATVRNETGDIFVDGSNNGFLKVLSNSGNIDAYVGDSGSAELHSQQGAVSVRVPSSIRAGVQLCGTSVETSPEIVLHQAERDSKDGMTTVTGHMNGQPQGDQWIRAQADRGSITLKAQSWFESLKLGS; encoded by the exons ATGTTTTGTTGTTCCGCGAACCAACGTATAAGTCTCGGACTTTTACGTTGGAGGTTTCTGGCAGCGTGTTCAAATAacctccaagactcttccttgttgATTCTGAAGTCGTTCTCTACCTCTCACTGCGCTTCAACCAAGAAAGAGGTGAGCAAAGCCTTGAAGCAGTGGACTCTTGTTGTTAACCCCTTCGGCAAAGTACGGGTTCAGCTCCAATGTAACATCTCTGTACGACCTCTGGACCCGCACGCTTTCCCCGAGGCGAACCGGGCCTTCATCACCATTCATGGCACCAGCGCAGATCAAGCCGTCCAACTAGACAGCTTCCAGGTGCACTATGATGACCAAAACAAGGAACTGTACATCTTGTCCGAGGTCAGAAACAGCAACGTGTCAGTGGAGCTGACTGCTCCCATCAAAAGTG accttTACATCACCACTCAAGGAGAGGGCAACGTGCATGTCCAGAAGATGGAGGGTGATAACTGCAGGgtgcagacagagagggggaactGCGTGCTGCACTCAGTCAAG GGTCACCAGGTGCAGGTCCAGTCCCAGGGGGGCAACGTCACTGGGGTGGGAACCATCCATGGCAACGTGGACATCAGCACCTCTGGACACAGT GCGGTGAATGTGAAGAAGATCCAGGGTACTACTATGAACGTGTCGACAGAACATGGCTCTCTGAAGGTGAAGGCCATCTATGCTGAGTCCACCTCCATATCGTCCTCTTCAGGGAGGATACAGCTGGGACACATACATG GCGATGCCACAGTGCGGAATGAGACTGGAGATATATTTGTAG ATGGGTCTAATAATGGCTTCCTGAAGGTGTTGTCCAACAGTGGAAACATTGATGCATATGTAGGAGACAGTGGCAGTGCAGAACTCCACTCTCAGCAAG gtgCAGTGTCTGTGCGTGTCCCCTCCTCTATAAGAGCAGGAGTGCAGCTGTGTGGAACCTCAGTAGAGACCAGCCCAGAGATAGTCCTTCACCAAGCAGAGAGAGATTCCAAAGATGGCATGACTACTGTCACCG GCCATATGAATGGGCAACCCCAGGGTGACCAGTGGATCAGGGCCCAGGCAGACAGAGGCTCCATCACCCTGAAGGCACAGAGCTGGTTTGAGTCTCTGAAGCTGGGCAGCTGA